In Candidatus Promineifilum breve, one genomic interval encodes:
- a CDS encoding RidA family protein has protein sequence MNKERIHTEHAPAAVGPYSQAIRIGEFIFTAGQVALDPASGELVGRDVAAQTEQVISNLRAVLAAAGSSLERVVKTTVFLQSMADFAAMNAVYARHFPEPFPARSTVEVGGLPKGGLVEIECVALGVASGE, from the coding sequence ATGAACAAAGAACGCATCCACACCGAACATGCCCCCGCCGCCGTCGGCCCCTACTCGCAGGCCATCCGAATCGGCGAATTTATCTTCACCGCCGGGCAGGTGGCCCTCGACCCGGCCAGTGGCGAACTCGTCGGCCGCGACGTGGCGGCGCAGACCGAGCAGGTGATCAGCAATCTGCGGGCCGTGCTGGCCGCCGCCGGCTCCAGCCTGGAGCGCGTCGTCAAGACGACCGTCTTTCTGCAAAGCATGGCCGACTTCGCCGCCATGAACGCCGTCTACGCCCGCCACTTCCCGGAGCCGTTCCCGGCCCGCTCCACCGTCGAAGTCGGCGGCCTGCCCAAAGGCGGCCTGGTCGAGATCGAGTGCGTGGCGTTGGGAGTGGCGAGTGGCGAGTAG
- the efp gene encoding elongation factor P encodes MIDVNQLRRGVTFVHDGALLKVTEYSHTKPGRGKATIRVKVRDLRTGTNKEVTFSSGDRVEDVRLDKSLFQYLYDDGTFYVFMDQSTYEQKQVVHSVLESDAKYLRDNMELELLSYEGEIIDYELPKTMEFDVVDAENAVAGDTATGATKEVVTETGLRVKTPLFVQTGDRIRVNTDTGEYLTRV; translated from the coding sequence ATGATCGACGTGAATCAGCTCCGGCGTGGGGTGACCTTTGTCCACGACGGCGCGCTGCTCAAAGTAACCGAATATAGCCACACCAAGCCCGGCCGCGGCAAGGCGACCATCCGCGTAAAGGTCCGCGACCTGCGCACCGGCACGAATAAGGAAGTCACCTTTAGCTCCGGCGACCGCGTGGAAGACGTGCGGCTCGATAAAAGCCTGTTCCAATATCTCTATGACGACGGCACGTTCTACGTGTTCATGGATCAGAGCACCTACGAACAGAAGCAGGTCGTCCATAGCGTGCTGGAAAGCGACGCCAAATATCTGCGCGACAATATGGAACTGGAACTCCTTTCCTACGAGGGCGAGATCATCGATTACGAATTGCCCAAGACGATGGAGTTCGACGTCGTCGATGCCGAGAATGCCGTGGCCGGCGACACGGCCACCGGCGCGACGAAAGAGGTGGTGACGGAAACGGGCTTGCGCGTGAAAACGCCCCTGTTTGTCCAGACCGGTGACCGGATTCGCGTGAATACCGACACCGGCGAATATCTCACCCGCGTGTAA
- a CDS encoding RHS repeat-associated core domain-containing protein yields the protein MTTRDNGTILYTPFPDFEESIPAGGTVTQRTSYTLAGQLIAVRVRVGTSGNGTLSYAYGDHLGSVSAWSDAAGVYLPNSTALFEPYGGFRIQPLATVNPGVSDRGFTGHRMNNTGDNNLGLIYMNARYYLPEVGRFISADTIVPDPGNPQSYNRYSYTRNNPVNLTDPTGHRETDWCEIGTYWQRFTSFFGN from the coding sequence ATGACCACTCGCGACAACGGGACGATCCTCTACACCCCCTTCCCCGACTTCGAGGAGAGCATACCGGCCGGCGGGACGGTCACTCAGCGCACCAGCTATACGCTGGCCGGGCAGCTCATCGCCGTGCGGGTGCGGGTAGGGACATCGGGCAACGGGACGCTCTCCTACGCCTATGGCGACCATTTGGGCAGCGTGTCGGCCTGGAGCGACGCGGCGGGTGTGTACCTGCCCAACTCCACTGCATTATTCGAGCCATACGGCGGCTTCCGAATCCAGCCGTTGGCGACGGTCAATCCGGGGGTTAGCGACCGGGGCTTCACCGGGCATCGGATGAATAATACGGGGGATAATAACCTGGGCCTCATCTACATGAATGCCCGGTACTACTTGCCGGAGGTGGGGCGGTTCATTAGTGCGGATACGATTGTGCCCGATCCGGGGAATCCGCAATCCTATAACCGCTACAGCTACACGCGCAATAACCCAGTGAATTTGACCGACCCGACGGGGCATCGGGAGACAGACTGGTGTGAAATTGGTACCTACTGGCAAAGGTTCACTAGTTTTTTCGGCAACTAA
- a CDS encoding leucine--tRNA ligase: MTSQPMTRRARAADRPYDFHALQDKWRPRWRAMDLYRTGDDPAKPNAYILDFFPYPSGDGLSVGHCRNYIPTCVSARFQRMRGYNVLHPMGWDAFGLPAENYAIAHAIHPRETTVRFAANYRRQMELVECSYDWSREIDSTDPAYYRWTQWFFRLLFRRGLAYRAPGSQWWCPHCRTILANEQVEDGRCWRCDSIVTRKELEQWYFRITAYAERLLADLDTIDWPERIKEMQRHWIGRSEGADVVFAVGGHEVTTFTTRPDTLYGVTFLALAPEHPLAERIATPARAAEVAAYVEAARRLSEIERQATDKAKTGVFTGAYATHPLTGAAVPVWVADYVLGGYGSGAVMGVPGHDARDFAFARRYELPIVGVNIPVHPNSPPPVGVNIPVHPNNPPPVGVNIPVHPESQPSEEGVNRDVHPYEAPGIVVNSGPYSGLPSAEAGARIAADLAAAGRGGPRVAYRFRDWLISRQRYWGAPIPIIHCPACGAVAVPEADLPVLLPDVADFTPSGDGRSPLARAEAWVNTTCPQCGGPARRETDTMDGFACSSWYFLRFASPHESERPFDPDAVRAWLPVDTYVGGAEHAIMHLLYARFWTKVMVDEGLIDFAEPFTQLRNQGMLLSPQDGLKMSKSKGNVVTPDEVVAQYGTDALRAYILFLGPFDANALWDNRGIVGVARFIERYWKLANEVAARPNNGQPFDEAFERERHKIIRRVTGDMSRFRFNTAVAALMEYVNDLYAARSRPIGGRQWRAAVGDLTLLLAPIAPFVTEEVWREVLGGKDSVHRAAWPEFDPALAADEEVTIVLQVNGKLRDRVTLPAGADEDALRAAALDNAKVRATIGERPIREAIVVPGRLVNVVTL, translated from the coding sequence ATGACCAGCCAACCGATGACCCGCCGCGCCCGCGCCGCCGACCGGCCCTACGACTTCCACGCGCTGCAAGACAAATGGCGGCCGCGCTGGCGGGCGATGGATCTGTATCGGACCGGCGATGACCCGGCCAAGCCCAACGCCTACATCCTGGATTTCTTCCCCTACCCGTCGGGCGATGGCCTGTCGGTCGGCCATTGCCGCAACTACATCCCCACCTGCGTCAGCGCCCGCTTCCAGCGCATGCGCGGCTACAACGTGCTGCATCCGATGGGCTGGGACGCCTTTGGGCTGCCGGCCGAGAATTACGCCATCGCCCACGCCATCCACCCGCGCGAGACGACCGTCCGCTTCGCCGCCAACTACCGCCGCCAGATGGAACTGGTCGAGTGCTCCTACGACTGGTCGCGCGAGATCGACTCCACCGACCCGGCCTACTACCGCTGGACGCAATGGTTCTTCCGGCTGCTGTTCCGCCGCGGGCTGGCCTATCGCGCCCCCGGCAGCCAATGGTGGTGCCCCCATTGCCGCACCATCCTGGCCAACGAACAGGTGGAGGACGGCCGCTGCTGGCGCTGCGATTCGATCGTGACGCGCAAGGAGCTGGAGCAGTGGTACTTCCGCATCACCGCGTACGCCGAGCGGCTGCTGGCCGACCTGGACACGATCGACTGGCCGGAGCGTATCAAGGAGATGCAGCGCCATTGGATCGGCCGCTCCGAGGGGGCCGACGTCGTTTTCGCGGTCGGCGGGCACGAGGTGACGACTTTCACCACCCGGCCCGATACGCTGTACGGCGTCACCTTCCTGGCCCTGGCCCCGGAGCACCCGCTGGCGGAGCGCATCGCCACACCGGCGCGGGCGGCCGAGGTCGCGGCCTACGTCGAGGCGGCGCGGCGGCTGAGCGAGATCGAGCGCCAGGCGACCGACAAGGCCAAGACGGGCGTCTTCACCGGGGCCTACGCCACCCACCCGCTGACCGGCGCGGCCGTGCCGGTGTGGGTGGCCGATTACGTGCTGGGCGGCTACGGCTCCGGCGCGGTGATGGGCGTGCCGGGCCACGACGCGCGCGATTTCGCCTTCGCCCGGCGCTACGAGCTGCCAATCGTAGGGGTGAACATCCCTGTTCACCCCAATAGCCCGCCACCTGTAGGGGTGAACATCCCTGTTCACCCCAATAACCCGCCACCTGTAGGAGTGAACATCCCTGTTCACCCTGAAAGCCAGCCGAGCGAAGAAGGGGTGAACAGGGATGTTCACCCCTACGAAGCGCCGGGTATCGTTGTCAACTCCGGCCCCTACAGCGGCCTGCCCTCGGCCGAGGCCGGGGCGCGCATCGCCGCCGACCTGGCCGCCGCCGGGCGGGGCGGGCCGCGCGTGGCCTACCGCTTCCGCGACTGGCTGATCAGCCGCCAACGCTACTGGGGCGCGCCGATCCCCATCATCCACTGCCCGGCCTGCGGCGCGGTGGCCGTGCCCGAGGCCGACCTGCCGGTGCTGCTGCCCGACGTGGCCGACTTCACGCCGTCGGGCGACGGCCGCTCGCCGCTGGCCCGCGCCGAGGCGTGGGTCAACACGACCTGCCCGCAATGCGGCGGCCCGGCCCGGCGCGAGACGGACACCATGGATGGCTTCGCCTGCTCATCGTGGTACTTCCTGCGCTTCGCCAGCCCCCACGAGAGCGAGCGGCCGTTCGATCCCGACGCCGTGCGCGCCTGGCTGCCGGTCGATACCTACGTCGGCGGGGCCGAGCACGCCATCATGCACCTGCTGTATGCCCGCTTCTGGACCAAGGTGATGGTTGACGAAGGGCTGATCGATTTCGCCGAGCCGTTCACCCAACTGCGCAACCAGGGGATGCTGCTGTCGCCGCAGGATGGGCTGAAGATGTCGAAGTCGAAGGGCAACGTCGTCACGCCCGATGAGGTGGTGGCCCAATACGGCACGGACGCGCTGCGGGCCTACATCCTGTTCCTGGGGCCGTTCGACGCCAACGCGCTGTGGGACAACCGGGGCATCGTCGGCGTGGCCCGCTTCATCGAGCGCTACTGGAAGCTGGCGAACGAGGTGGCAGCGCGGCCGAACAACGGGCAGCCGTTCGATGAGGCATTCGAGCGCGAGCGGCACAAGATCATCCGCCGCGTCACCGGCGACATGAGCCGGTTTCGCTTCAACACGGCCGTGGCGGCGCTGATGGAGTACGTCAACGACCTGTACGCCGCCCGGTCGCGGCCCATCGGCGGGCGGCAATGGCGGGCGGCCGTGGGCGACCTGACGCTGCTGCTGGCCCCCATCGCGCCGTTCGTGACCGAGGAAGTGTGGCGCGAGGTGCTGGGCGGGAAGGACTCGGTGCACCGCGCCGCGTGGCCGGAATTCGACCCGGCGCTGGCCGCCGACGAGGAAGTGACCATCGTCCTGCAAGTGAACGGCAAGCTGCGCGACCGGGTGACGCTGCCGGCCGGCGCGGACGAGGATGCGCTGCGGGCGGCGGCGCTGGACAATGCCAAGGTGCGGGCGACCATCGGCGAGCGGCCGATCCGTGAGGCAATCGTCGTGCCCGGCCGCCTGGTGAACGTGGTGACCTTGTAG
- a CDS encoding LysM peptidoglycan-binding domain-containing protein: MRWVLRRGKPAGRLFVLAALMLVMLFLVAARPAEAQGNGVYHIVQRGEYLSIIAQRYGTTQQAILAANPQITNPNLIFAGQTIFVPFGVQPPPPPPPTPVPPLPPPQPACRAWHYVTPGQTMLMISRWYGVDPFAIARANNIFNLNLIFAGTTLCIP; this comes from the coding sequence ATGAGATGGGTATTGCGTAGAGGGAAGCCGGCCGGCCGCCTGTTCGTCTTGGCGGCGCTGATGCTGGTCATGTTGTTCCTGGTGGCCGCCCGACCGGCCGAGGCCCAGGGCAACGGCGTCTATCACATCGTGCAGCGCGGCGAATATCTATCGATCATCGCCCAGCGCTACGGCACGACCCAACAGGCGATTCTGGCGGCCAACCCGCAGATCACCAACCCGAACCTGATCTTCGCCGGGCAAACGATCTTCGTGCCGTTTGGCGTCCAGCCGCCGCCGCCACCGCCACCCACACCCGTGCCCCCGTTGCCGCCGCCCCAACCGGCCTGCCGGGCGTGGCACTACGTGACGCCGGGGCAGACGATGTTGATGATTAGCCGCTGGTATGGCGTCGATCCCTTCGCCATCGCCCGCGCCAACAACATTTTCAACCTGAACCTGATCTTCGCCGGGACGACCCTGTGCATTCCGTAA
- a CDS encoding response regulator transcription factor produces the protein MSDTILIADDEASIRDLARLYLEKEGFRVQTVENGALALAQARRDPPTLLILDLMMPEMDGWEVCRRLRAESNLPILILTARDQDIDKIVGLEMGADDYLTKPFNPRELVARVRAILRRTSGGRPGPDKPRQLGRVIIDPASREVLVDGEAIILRAREFDLLLTLADHANQVLSRDQLLDQAWGYEYHGQTRTVDVHVAQLRDRLADSGVEIETVWGRGYKLTQVATLGHNAS, from the coding sequence ATGTCCGACACGATTCTCATCGCCGACGACGAAGCCAGCATTCGCGATCTGGCCCGCCTGTACCTGGAGAAAGAAGGCTTCCGGGTGCAGACCGTGGAGAACGGCGCGCTGGCGCTGGCCCAGGCCCGCCGCGACCCGCCCACGCTGCTCATCCTCGACCTGATGATGCCGGAGATGGACGGCTGGGAAGTGTGCCGCCGCCTGCGGGCCGAGAGCAACCTGCCCATCCTCATCCTGACCGCCCGCGACCAGGACATCGACAAGATCGTCGGGCTGGAGATGGGGGCCGACGACTATCTGACCAAGCCGTTCAACCCGCGCGAGTTGGTGGCGCGGGTGCGGGCCATTTTGCGGCGCACCAGCGGCGGGCGGCCGGGGCCGGACAAGCCGCGCCAGCTCGGCCGCGTCATCATCGACCCGGCCAGCCGCGAGGTGCTGGTTGACGGCGAGGCCATCATCTTGCGCGCCCGCGAGTTCGACCTGCTGCTGACGCTGGCCGACCACGCTAACCAGGTGCTGTCGCGCGACCAGTTACTCGATCAGGCCTGGGGCTACGAGTACCACGGCCAGACGCGCACCGTCGATGTCCACGTGGCCCAGTTGCGCGACCGGCTGGCCGATAGTGGCGTGGAGATCGAGACGGTCTGGGGGCGCGGCTATAAACTAACCCAAGTTGCTACCCTAGGACATAATGCAAGCTAA
- a CDS encoding IS982 family transposase yields the protein MDTEIITIYCLCDDFLKAMNHVEDRQRRLIDAEVMTVAIVAARYFGGIIERARVMLAEPRYMPLMVSRSRLNRRLRRVMPLLLSLFETLAEEWKAQNEASWYALDTFPVAACDPYRVIRVRLYDGEAYRGYQASKRRYYYGLKLHLMVTAHGQPVEFFLTPASCGDVTGLQLFNFDLPEGSHVYADKAYNDYRIEDELTQVGIHLLPLRKKNSKRPHPAWLTTLISAKRKVVETAGSLIQRCMPKSIHAVTAAGFEMKVVLFVLGLSLHYVLG from the coding sequence ATGGACACCGAGATCATAACCATTTACTGTCTGTGTGACGACTTTTTGAAAGCGATGAACCACGTCGAAGACCGCCAACGCCGCCTGATTGACGCCGAAGTGATGACCGTAGCCATTGTGGCTGCGCGGTACTTCGGCGGCATCATCGAGCGGGCACGGGTGATGCTGGCCGAGCCACGTTACATGCCCCTGATGGTGAGTCGGAGCCGGCTGAATCGCCGTCTGCGACGGGTCATGCCGCTCTTGCTGAGCCTCTTTGAGACGTTGGCCGAGGAGTGGAAGGCGCAGAACGAGGCGTCGTGGTACGCTCTGGACACCTTTCCGGTGGCCGCGTGTGACCCGTACCGCGTCATCCGCGTTCGTCTCTATGACGGCGAGGCGTATCGCGGCTATCAGGCCAGTAAGCGCCGGTACTACTATGGCCTCAAGCTCCATCTGATGGTTACCGCCCACGGTCAGCCGGTCGAGTTCTTCCTGACCCCCGCTAGCTGTGGCGATGTCACCGGCTTGCAGTTGTTCAACTTTGACTTGCCGGAAGGCTCGCATGTCTATGCCGACAAGGCCTACAACGACTATCGCATTGAAGACGAACTGACCCAGGTAGGCATTCACCTCTTGCCCCTGCGCAAGAAGAACTCCAAGCGTCCCCACCCAGCGTGGTTGACCACCTTGATTAGTGCCAAGCGCAAAGTCGTTGAGACGGCAGGCAGCCTGATCCAGCGTTGCATGCCCAAGAGCATTCATGCCGTGACCGCCGCTGGTTTTGAGATGAAGGTCGTCCTGTTCGTCCTGGGCCTTAGCTTGCATTATGTCCTAGGGTAG
- a CDS encoding Imm26 family immunity protein, which produces MTQGNLNDTKRHRVKPGDIFAIPLPTETFAVGIALHISKYFKNGMLAGYFDRCFLSIDAINISELEPEFAFTPNYTSKRIVALGEWPIIGYSEALLARATVPILVSVTTLFYKDEVVGQLDSIEETKDYERLAGQGKEFVEIKLRRYFQLTGCI; this is translated from the coding sequence ATGACTCAGGGGAACCTTAACGACACAAAGCGACATAGAGTCAAGCCCGGAGATATTTTTGCAATCCCACTGCCAACAGAAACATTTGCAGTTGGAATCGCGTTGCACATCTCCAAGTATTTCAAAAATGGAATGCTTGCGGGTTACTTTGACAGATGTTTCTTATCGATAGATGCCATCAACATTAGTGAACTCGAACCCGAATTTGCGTTCACGCCGAACTACACTAGCAAACGGATCGTTGCTCTCGGTGAATGGCCAATCATAGGCTATAGCGAGGCGCTTCTTGCCAGAGCAACAGTCCCTATTTTGGTGAGTGTTACCACCCTATTTTACAAAGATGAGGTTGTTGGACAGTTAGATTCTATTGAGGAAACGAAAGATTATGAACGTTTGGCTGGGCAAGGAAAAGAGTTTGTAGAGATTAAATTGCGAAGGTATTTCCAGTTGACTGGATGCATCTAG